A stretch of Porites lutea chromosome 5, jaPorLute2.1, whole genome shotgun sequence DNA encodes these proteins:
- the LOC140938950 gene encoding uncharacterized protein isoform X3, translated as MNNTQEYFVDGWEDWPDDFDDSEIQENELNSFNPGSEKLVVPDREDSQTSSSEEDSPPPGMDPELNSWVEEEAPDYGYTSYHNSAASFFDGDFNTQQPGILTQHDGRSYASVCQTGTTAPPDNSPSLQPSNSLQPDYWSSATFQDPYAVQEVNPEVTDTQQNAPTFESWSREPELGSWSPVFNHDDESFANSTQEVPSTLPQPLQVADSIQEPQINSLRPSEEPDAHVPQQQATSLAADFFGHNEGQQDSAWSALTESDPQKAALWGNLPDVHPLLGHVPVENSPFHQDAAAVSHQSSSGLFQETMASEPDQQSSVQQYPGMESPSGVFQKNMPSEQDQQFSLQQYPVMESPSGFFQINSGSEPVINEDNTLGQSMSHPKSIADSMQNDPEDLSVAEESPSMQPLHQDADSVIKQSFSAEQMQPQMQMSSAVVNEAFYPSQEQGQQMYNPNHFYDQQMKADPTQEERVASEETHQTKEPHFDELQPWQQPIADPAREVESSVEEPSNLHPSHDSSAFESSPMPQVNELPQEQVFLSTGAISEQERSDMAQNNFLPGYNKANSEPTQLQEFEITPTKTSEQSAIADDFQNSFDQNNSTTDSTQLVPAIVSSRGFSGQSVTPDISYPSDSVQGFFRNENITSESSHPCETPQQLIKPEIPGAPDILQDSFHHDNSSTNSSNPLELKMPLRESSKQSQTPDIPIEPDSPGDALQAAFLQKQLAGKAPAASPRTSLWMNGTVLPTPCVLAPAAVVTPVETPQLHENDQAPTCNKQEPPSSVTPILMQPYSVDKNIPAVVSQQSPAVHSQGTSLPVVIPQQVPSGELSVSANPYNQGSELPSAVNQQIPPAPFAPGPTPPLVHPDSQGVGHPVAVSQQMPPASYFGGVTSVSTVYDGQVSELPSALNPQMSSASSAFVTTPVPTHSDSQGTALPPVTNQLMAPHGQSVSGASTMSIHPGNKVTEFPPVVNQQIQPVPSPLGPTHAFMHSSNESTAVPAVTSQQIQSYNPVPAGVTPVPTGSVNESTVPFTANNQEISSVPPTINDSMQERHPSRVVPAIESSPVAAKQQQKAESANPMSLASLLQGGQPRPKKKTSQPSAVPAPDAGPSFAAVDSVNSFSDNLPSESVNSHCAPSAEQLNSGLEPKPPQNSSQQIGHQSFDSPRRQDESQNSYERDYNIPYSQEKQRVPDESPYHGTADPHDRRDNYYQHDQRDSYKSHNRRDPYQHEHDSRDLDRPYYDRREPERRNFDRRGEYDRRDSDYGRRSYDNSREYDRWSYDGRDYGRRDSYNNRDSYYDYGYSPRMGRRGYNDGRGSREDLYRGSNQYSGRSTPLSQDRNSPGPYDYSASPYASHQYGYPSYTDSHSMDLYQYQYMMYLYQFHPQHYEQYCQQLGYYSSGYTPEQLAQYYAGYGYESSQPTQLAPEQEVPQPEPERFTPLLYRVQHPLVRFSGGKLVSLIGSEDSETPKCTLASVQMVFSIEETEVIKIFPGPLSSRYSSRTEVMAFCEKRSCGAILTTDGVVKSLVWKVLGSLVKHNGAFVACDLAEVIMENWRSSNDRGENDFLAPESLPPTEIDTNQHVMVFREMLLAGATKDALEYCMRYRLWGHAMMLSLKLDKKIQVEVSNRFLKTMTDFDPIRTVYDHLSGRQPVALMTPDDWQRSLAAMVANPPRQHPQCIKKNITCLGDTLMSNEQVWAAHLCYLLAGEKFGFPTEDKTKMAIMGIDHRTNKIAEQHLPLENLQMMEVLEYAISLSDEEFFIPVLQSFKFVHASKLAEAGFTEEALHYLELIGEVIIKHPTHCNVTLVKNVRELTDHLTSDNQEAADLLEMLDKVLQTKETTSQISSSVTESESEVEEPLAESSASFFSGYDPSTNTPKHQPEQMDEAQHQLSYTETSMSAPSVAQEPPEVEYKQDYWANGMPTGDNQEAFTGGLDAQATQPELPSAFIPKAPEPAPQVPFFVPGPAVAQPLPVQNEQTETVEEQPVVNGRQWAEESKKVEPLPLKEPDVPKKTESAAKPDEKKKKKEPAARNSPMGGWFSGLLSKVIPRGPNQMILPDDSKKSIYWDEDLKRWVNTDEDGQDNAPPPPPPSDMQLGFGQNPMMPFGNATPATSGTTTHSVGTPSFPGSAAPQQAPGVTPGGMATATPPAVSKFSRKAYGGGRLAKKYVDVLNPTGQSSANGPVMLPNSLLPTFPGPTAAINPATLFVPTPVTDPSYEEQAATEPVVANPGSRPSSRNDEDDGADQQSQHSRSSSVSLTSAEVRSYMMPQIPDPPPQSAAAPMFFDPSAFSQPKAQASPRKSRYPGQIRK; from the exons ATGAACAACACCCAG GAGTACTTTGTGGATGGATGGGAAGACTGGCCTGATGATTTTGACGATTctgaaattcaagaaaatgaacTAAACAGCTTTAACCCA ggaAGTGAAAAATTGGTTGTGCCAGACCGTGAAGATAGTCAGACCTCGTCTTCGGAGGAGGATTCACCTCCCCCTGGTATGGATCCTGAACTGAATTCTTGGGTAGAGGAAGAGGCCCCCGACTATGGCTACACCTCATATCACAACTCAGCTGCTTCATTTTTTGATGGAGATTTTAACACTCAGCAGCCTGGTATATTGACACAG CATGATGGAAGATCCTATGCAAGTGTTTGTCAGACTGGTACCACTGCACCACCTGATAACAGTCCTTCATTGCAGCCGTCAAACAGCCTTCAACCAGACTACTGGTCATCTGCAACATTCCAGGATCCATATGCTGTCCAAGAGGTCAACCCAGAGGTTACTGATACCCAGCAAAATGCACCAACTTTTGAGTCGTGGAGTCGTGAACCTGAGCTTGGCAGCTGGTCTCCTGTGTTTAATCATGATGATGAATCATTTGCTAACTCTACGCAGGAGGTACCTTCAACACTGCCTCAGCCTCTGCAGGTTGCTGATTCCATTCAAGAACCACAGATCAACTCGTTAAGACCTAGTGAAGAGCCGGATGCACATGTACCACAACAGCAAG CCACTTCCTTAGCAGCAGACTTTTTTGGTCATAATGAAGGGCAGCAAGACAGTGCTTGGTCTGCACTTACTGAATCTGACCCACAGAAAGCAGCTTTGTGGGGGAACCTACCAGATGTTCACCCTCTTTTAGGTCATGTACCTGTTGAGAATAGCCCATTCCATCAAGACGCAGCTGCAGTGAGTCATCAGAGCTCATCTGGATTATTCCAAGAAACTATGGCATCCGAGCCAGATCAGCAATCCTCAGTGCAGCAATACCCAGGAATGGAAAGTCCATCTGGGGTATTCCAAAAAAACATGCCTTCTGAGCAAGATCAGCAATTTTCATTGCAACAATACCCAGTGATGGAAAGCCCATCTGGATTTTTTCAAATCAACTCAGGCTCAGAGCCGGTCATCAATGAAGACAATACCTTGGGTCAGTCGATGAGCCATCCTAAGTCCATCGCTGATTCAATGCAAAATGACCCCGAGGATCTTTCTGTGGCAGAGGAAAGTCCATCTATGCAGCCATTACATCAGGATGCTGATTCAGTAATCAAACAGTCATTCTCTGCTGAGCAGATGCAGCCACAAATGCAAATGTCATCTGCTGTTGTAAATGAGGCATTTTACCCTTCTCAAGAACAAGGACAGCAAATGTACAATCCAAATCATTTTTATGACCAGCAGATGAAGGCAGATCCAACTCAAGAAGAGAGGGTTGCTTCTGAGGAAACACATCAGACAAAAGAACCTCATTTTGATGAGCTGCAACCATGGCAACAGCCAATAGCTGATCCAGCTAGGGAAGTGGAGTCATCGGTTGAAGAACCAAGTAATTTGCATCCTAGTCATGATAGTTCGGCCTTTGAATCCTCACCGATGCCACAGGTTAATGAACTTCCTCAAGaacaagtttttctttcaactgGTGCCATTAGTGAGCAGGAAAGGTCCGATATGGCTCAAAATAACTTCCTTCCTGGTTATAATAAGGCAAACTCAGAACCCACACAGCTCCAAGAGTTTGAGATCACTCCAACAAAAACTTCTGAGCAGTCAGCCATTGCAGATGATTTTCAGAATTCTTTTGACCAAAATAATTCAACTACAGATTCCACACAGCTAGTTCCAGCCATTGTATCTTCAAGGGGGTTTTCTGGACAGTCAGTGACTCCTGATATTTCATATCCATCAGATAGTGTTCAGGGATTCTTCAGGAATGAAAATATAACTTCAGAATCTTCACATCCATGTGAAACTCCTCAGCAGCTCATTAAACCAGAGATTCCTGGTGCTCCTGACATCCTTCAGGATTCATTCCACCATGACAATTCAAgtacaaattcttcaaatccactGGAACTTAAAATGCCATTAAGGGAATCTTCTAAACAATCACAAACACCAGATATTCCTATAGAGCCAGACAGCCCTGGGGATGCTCTACAGGCTGCGTTTCTACAGAAACAACTTGCTGGAAAGGCACCAGCTGCATCACCACGGACATCCCTGTGGATGAATGGCACTGTGCTACCAACTCCCTGCGTTTTAGCGCCAGCTGCTGTTGTTACCCCAGTTGAAACACCACAGTTGCACGAAAATGACCAAGCTCCCACTTGCAACAAACAG gaACCACCATCTTCTGTTACACCTATATTGATGCAACCTTACAGTGTGGACAAAAACATCCCTGCTGTAGTCAGTCAGCAAAGTCCAGCAGTCCATTCTCAAGGTACATCACTCCCTGTTGTCATCCCTCAGCAGGTGCCGTCTGGAGAATTATCTGTTTCTGCAAACCCTTACAACCAGGGTAGTGAGCTTCCTTCTGCGGTCAATCAACAAATACCACCTGCTCCATTTGCTCCAGGACCAACACCTCCTCTTGTACATCCTGATAGCCAGGGAGTAGGGCATCCTGTGGCAGTCAGTCAGCAGATGCCGCCTGCTTCATACTTTGGCGGAGTAACATCTGTGTCAACAGTCTATGATGGACAGGTTTCAGAGCTTCCATCAGCGCTAAATCCTCAAATGTCTTCAGCTTCATCTGCTTTTGTGACAACACCCGTGCCTACACATTCTGACAGCCAGGGAACAGCACTCCCCCCTGTGACCAATCAACTAATGGCACCACATGGACAGTCTGTCAGTGGAGCATCTACCATGTCCATACACCCAGGTAATAAGGTTACAGAGTTTCCACCTGTAGTCAATCAACAAATACAACCTGTCCCATCTCCTCTTGGACCAACACATGCATTCATGCACTCTAGTAATGAGAGTACAGCAGTTCCTGCAGTGACCAGTCAGCAAATACAGTCATACAATCCTGTCCCTGCCGGGGTAACACCTGTTCCCACAGGCTCTGTTAATGAGAGTACAGTGCCTTTTACTGCAAATAATCAGGAAATATCTTCAGTTCCACCAACTATCAATGACTCTATGCAAGAGCGACATCCTAGTCGTGTGGTGCCAGCAATTGAGTCATCACCAGTGgctgcaaaacaacaacaaaaagctgAATCTGCTAATCCCATGTCATTAGCTTCTCTTCTTCAGGGAGGTCAACCTCGACCAAAGAAAAAGACCTCACAACCATCTGCAGTACCTGCACCAGATGCGGGACCATCCTTTGCTGCCGTGGATTCGGTGAATTCATTTTCAGACAATCTACCCTCAGAATCCGTTAATTCACACTGTGCTCCTTCTGCTGAACAACTTAACAGTGGATTAGAACCAAAGCCTCCGCAGAACTCATCTCAACAAATTGGACATCAGTCATTTGATTCTCCTAGAAGACAAGATGAGTCACAAAATTCTTATGAAAGAGATTATAATATCCCTTAttcacaagaaaaacaaagggtCCCTGATGAATCACCCTATCATGGTACTGCAGACCCCCATGATAGAAGGGATAATTATTATCAACATGATCAAAGAGACTCTTATAAGAGCCATAATAGAAGGGATCCTTACCAACATGAACATGACAGTAGAGATCTTGATAGACCATATTACGATAGAAGGGAACCTGAAAGAAGGAACTTTGACAGGAGAGGTGAATATGACCGAAGAGATAGCGATTACGGTCGGAGATCATATGACAATTCTAGGGAATATGATAGATGGAGTTATGATGGAAGAGATTATGGCCGCAGGGACAGTTATAACAATCGGGACTCTTATTATGACTACGGGTACTCTCCCAGAATGGGAAGGCGTGGATACAATGATGGCCGTGGCTCAAGAGAAGATCTATACAGAGGTTCTAATCAATACAGTGGACGCAGTACACCATTGTCACAGGACAGAAACAGTCCAGGTCCATATGATTATTCTGCTTCTCCTTATGCATCGCACCAGTACGGATATCCTTCTTACACTGATTCACATTCCATGGACCTTTATCAGTATCAGTATATGATGTACCTGTACCAATTTCATCCTCAACATTACGAGCAATATTGCCAACAGCTGGGATATTACAGCTCAGGATATACACCAGAGCAGCTAGCTCAGTACTATGCGGGATATGGCTACGAAAGTTCACAGCCCACACAGCTAG CTCCAGAGCAAGAGGTGCCTCAGCCTGAACCAGAAAGGTTCACGCCACTTTTATACCGGGTGCAGCATCCTCTGGTGCGCTTTAGTGGGGGCAAACTGGTATCTTTAATTGGAAGTGAAGACAGTGAGACACCAAAATGCACCCTAGCTTCAGTTCAG ATGGTCTTTAGCATTGAAGAGACAGAGGTTATTAAAATCTTTCCTGGACCACTTTcaag CCGGTACTCAAGCAGAACTGAGGTGATGGCATTCTGTGAGAAGCGAAGCTGTGGAGCCATCTTGACCACTGATGGTGTTGTAAAATCTTTGGTTTGGAAGGTCTTGGGCAGTCTTGTTAAACACAATGGA GCCTTTGTGGCATGTGACCTTGCTGAAGTAATAATGGAGAACTGGAGAAGTTCCAATGACCGTGGGGAGAATGACTTTCTTGCCCCTGAGAGCTTGCCTCCTACAGAGATTGATACCAACCAACATGTGATGGTATTCAGAGAGATGCTTCTGGCTGGAGCAACTAAG GATGCTCTTGAATACTGCATGAGGTACCGACTTTGGGGACATGCTATGATGCTATCGTTAAAGCTGGATAAAAAGATTCAAGTGGAAGTGTCCAATAG GTTTTTGAAGACCATGACAGACTTTGATCCAATACGGACTGTTTATGATCATCTCTCTGGAAGGCAACCTGTAGCATTAATG aCCCCTGATGACTGGCAAAGAAGCTTGGCAGCAATGGTTGCCAACCCCCCTCGTCAGCATCCACAGTGTATCAAGAAAAACATAACATGTCTAGGGGATACTTTGA tGTCTAATGAACAGGTGTGGGCTGCACATCTTTGCTACCTGTTGGCAGGGGAGAAATTTGGCTTTCCAACTGAGGataaaaccaagatggccatAATGGGAATTGACCACAG AACCAACAAAATTGCAGAGCAACACCTTCCCTTGGAGAATTTGCAGATGATGGAG GTCCTAGAATATGCCATCAGCCTCAGTGATGAAGAGTTCTTTATTCCAGTCCTAcag TCATTCAAATTTGTACATGCCAGCAAGTTGGCGGAGGCTGGTTTCACTGAAGAG GCTCTCCACTATCTAGAGCTCATTGGGGAGGTGATTATAAAACATCCCACTCACTGCAATGTAACATTAGTAAAGAATGTGCGAGAG CTAACTGATCACCTTACAAGTGACAATCAGGAGGCTGCTGATCTGTTGGAGATGCTTGATAAGGTTCTTCAAACCAAAGAG ACAACTTCACAAATCAGCAGTTCTGTGACAGAGAGTGAAAGTGAAGTGGAAGAACCTCTTGCAGAAAGCTCAGCATCATTCTTCTCAGGTTATGACCCCTCTACTAACACACCCAAACACCAGCCAGAGCAAATGGATGAAGCCCAGCACCAGCTTTCTTACACTGAAACATCGATGAGTGCGCCTTCAGTGGCCCAAGAACCACCAGAAGTTGAATATAAGCAAGATTACTGGGCAAATGGCATGCCCACAGGTGACAACCAGGAGGCATTCACAGGAGGTTTGGATGCACAGGCTACCCAGCCTGAACTCCCCTCGGCCTTTATTCCAAAGGCACCTGAACCTGCTCCACAAGTTCCATTCTTTGTTCCTGGTCCAGCTGTGGCACAGCCACTTCCTGTGCAGAATGAGCAAACAGAGACAGTTGAGGAGCAGCCTGTTGTTAATGGCAGACAGTGGGCAGAAGAATCTAAGAAGGTTGAACCTTTGCCACTAAAAG AACCTGATGTTCCAAAGAAGACTGAATCAGCAGCTAAGCCAgatgagaagaaaaagaagaaagaacctGCTGCCCGCAATAGCCCA ATGGGTGGCTGGTTCTCTGGCTTGCTCTCAAAGGTGATTCCTCGTGGTCCAAATCAAATGATTCTTCCTGATGACAGCAAAAAAtcg ATTTACTGGGATGAGGATCTTAAGAGATGGGTGAACACAGATGAAGATGGGCAG GACAATGCTcctccacccccacccccaagTGACATGCAGCTTGGTTTTGGCCAAAATCCCATGATGCCATTTGGAAATGCCACTCCTGCCACTTCAG GTACTACAACCCATAGTGTTGGTACTCCCTCATTCCCTGGGTCTGCAGCGCCCCAGCAAGCTCCTGGAGTTACCCCTGGTGGTATGGCCACAGCCACACCTCCTGCTGTTTCTAAATTTTCCAGGAAAGCCTATGGAGGAGGAAGACTAG CTAAGAAGTATGTTGATGTTCTGAACCCCACTGGACAGAGCTCAGCTAATGGTCCAGTTATGCTTCCAAACAGTCTTCTCCCTACCTTCCCTGGTCCTACTGCAGCCATTAATCCGGCAACGCTATTTGTGCCTACTCCTGTGACTG ATCCTTCCTATGAAGAGCAGGCGGCTACTGAGCCTGTTGTTGCTAATCCCGGTTCCCGCCCATCATCACG AAATGATGAAGACGATGGCGCTGATCAGCAGTCACAG CATTCTCGGTCAAGCTCGGTCTCCCTAACTTCAGCAGAAGTTCGTAGCTACATGATGCCTCAG ATCCCAGATCCTCCTCCACAAAGCGCTGCTGCACCAATGTTCTTTGACCCGTCGGCTTTCAGCCAGCCCAAGGCTCAGGCTTCTCCAAGAAAGTCGCGCTATCCGGGTCAAATAAGAAAGTGA